ACCACCGCTACATACATACTCCAACCAAATTTTGACCGTTGAAAGCTTCCAACTCCCCCAATTTTGATTAGACTGTGTGCATACATACCAATAAATTTCGTGACGATTCAAAGCTATCTCATTTGAGTCGTCCAAGTGTCATTTCCCCTAAAAGGAAGAAGTTAAAAATCACTTGGCCAACCGACTACAGCTACATATATACCACATCCCAGTCGAAGACCCCACTATGGTATGCGCCAATAAGACCACCAAAGGCCTTTGTGGAGGAATGGAGGCTCACCCGGCTCGCGTCGTTCCAACAATCGACGGGGCAGTGCACCTTATTATACGATCGCGGGCAGTAACTGGGAATCCTATTACACCTAAGGACAACTTCCATTCACCAAACCCAGGCTCATCTTGTGTAGTGATAGCAACCAAATTTTGACCGTCGAAAGCCTGCAACTCCCCTAATTGGTTTCTACTCTAACCACGAGATTACAAGGAAGGTCCAACGAGATTAGTCATCGGAGTCGGAGCTACGTTGTGTTGTCGCGTGTGGATGGCGATCCGCCATGACCCATGAGAGTGTACTGCTGATCAACAGCGAATAGCAATgttgtttcctttttattttctttgatCTTCGGATTCACCCCATGTTGTTCTTTGGTTGCTAAATCTAAATCAAGCCAGTAATTTGTTGGATctttcaaaagaaaagaaaaggaaaggaatgCCGTGATGATTCGAAGCTATCTCATTTGAGTCGTCCAAGTGTCTTCCCCCTAAAAGGAAGAAGTTAAAACTTACTTGGCCAACGACTGCAGCTACATACAGTATATACCAACCAAATTTTGACCGTTGAAAGCTTGCAACTCCCCTAATTGTTTTCTGCTCTAACCACGAGATTACAAGGAAGGTCCCGGGCCAAGTGGAACGTATGCCACTATACATACACCAACCAAGCGTTAGGTCGAGTGTTTGAAACTTGCAGCTCGGTTGAAGGCTTGTTCGCCGGTAGGACGAAGAAACAGTGCTCCCCCGCTGAAGCGGGAGGGACGAAAATGAAAGAATGCTACGTGTTGACACTTGACAGATGACGCAAAAAGGCAGTAGAGACAAGTTTAAGTTCCAAGCCAAAAAGGCTCTAACTCAAAAGTGACCCGTTCTAGAATCCAGTCTATAGTAGTGGAGTACTATTGTCTCTTCCGGAGACTTTTGCGATGGTAGTAGCTGGTTGATTGCTCGTCCAAAGGCCTTGTCGTATGGAACGAATGTTGCCAATGGGTGGACACGATTAAATGTGTTCGTCCCTGATTGGTTCGTGTTGCTTATCGCGCTTGTTACGCGATGACTAAATGTGTTCGTCCTGCGTGTGTGTACAAAAATGAGAGAGGCATTAGTAGAGCTTACCGACTAAGGGCACTCTGAtcgatttcaaaaaaaaaaaaattggcctCTTTTGATATAAAAGGGAGCTCTTTAAGGGAATATTAAATAATCCTAATCTTTGGGAAAAAATATACATGGTTTGTTTGATTCATAAGATTGCATTCCTTTTCTTTCCCCTCTCGCAAGGTGAGCAGGGAAAGCCTTCCTCCCCTCGATCTTCAGTGGCGAGCCCGTGAATTCGCCTCCCCTCTGTTTGCCGCTCCGGTGGCCGGTGGCGGGGAGGGAATTTTTGGTGCCTTGTCTCTGGCTAGTAGATAGGTAGGGTTTTAGTTCTCACAAGGCGGCATTTGGACGGATGGTGGCGCCTCTTCTTCGAGTCAATCTTCCGGGCTCCGATCCTCCTCAAGTTTATTCGCTGGGACGGATTAGACGAAGCTCCCGCGTAGATTCCTGTCACCTGCTCGGGGCGACGAGGTTAGGGTTTCTAGTCGTGCGTACGCAACAGCGATATTTGGTGTCAAATTCTTCAGATCGATTCAAGGATTCAACGGCAACGACTGCGGCTCCGGgacgctggtccttaggggcacattCACGAAGACTTCCCAGctatcatcgacaaggtcaagccggctctgaTATGGAAGCGGCAACAACAGCGGCAATGGTCGTTCGGTGGTCTAtggacctcgatgtaatttttattatgtttgaggtgttttGTACTTCCGATGAATCTTCATAATAGATATGATCTTTTCACAAAAAAAGATTGCATTCCTTAGGACAATTTTCTAATTATTTTAATCCTTCATATATCCTataaaaatcctttgaatcaaagaggcccttagtgtTTGATGTGTTCTTGACAATTTCCATGCAAAAAGGAATGGTTGCACTTCGTAAAAAAAAAAGACGAAGTCGGTGCTCTACAAATGTCAAAATTTGGACTCCACCTCCCCCCACCACCGTTGctggccgccgccccggccatccatcTAAGCCCCACCGCACCAATGGAGAACTTCGGCGATCATCTGCAACCACCCCCACCTCCAAGATTGATAATGGGGCTGTTACTTCACTTTAAGATAGATATTGGGGCTAGTTATTCTCTGGCGAGGTCTGGCCAagagggaaggaagaagaagaaggaaggaagaaggGAAAAAGTGATTGACTCGAGAAGGAATTTCAGGCACCTGAGAAATAGCAAATCTGATTTTTTTTTTAATTCTTTCAGCATTCGTAAAAGTATTTTGGCGCGCATGATATATGTTCCCCCACATTTTTTTACTGTTCCACCCTTACTTTTTTTTACTTGACACTAGTGCTAGAGCTACGGGGTAGGTCGTGCCTTCGTTGCTTGTTcctcgccgcagccgcagccgaaGGCGCGTTCAACGACCATGGACCATGGTTAAGCAAAAAATCAGGAAAAGGGGTAGTAAAGCTTGTCGCGTAGCACGTGCGCTAGCTAACCTCTGCAAGTGGAACCAAACACGCTGGCGGAACGGAAGCTCTCACACTCCCTTTATAAAAGACCTCCTCTTTCCATCAATCCCAAATCTCAGCTCAGCTCAGCTCAGGCCTGATTGCACGACTTAAACACCGCCCGAGCCATCAATCTCATTCGCTCACACCGCACCAAACCAAACCCGCCGTCTCCGGCCAGGCAGGAAAACGCAAGAGCTCGGCCGGCCATGGACGCCACGCGGGACGGTGGCATCAGGAGCGCGCCGCCGGCGTGGGGCGAGATGGAGACGGACTGCCTGGTGCACGTCTTCCGCAGGCTGGCGCTGGAGGACGCGGCCGCCGCGGCGCCGCTCGTGTGCCGCGGCTGGCGCCGCGCCGCGGCGGACCCGTCCCTGTGGCGCGCTCTCGATCTGCGCCACGACCACGTCGCGCGCTTCATGCCCTGgggccccctcgccgccgccttcGCGCGCCGCTACGGCGTCGCTCGCTTCGCCTTCGCCGGGTTCCTCACGCTCTGCCTCGCCCGCGCGGCGGGTTCCGTGTCCGACCTCGCGCtcccgccgctcctctcctcgccggcggccgagctcgaccgcgtcgccgcctgctgccCGAGGCTGCGCCGGCTCGCGCTCCCGCCgctgctctccgccgccgacgaggCGCGCCTGCCGGAGCTCGTCCCGCGGTGGCCCCTCCTCCAGCGCCTCGAGCTCGAGTCCAAGCCGTCGTCCTTCCCGGCCGTCGCCGCGCAGCTCGCGCTGCACTGCCCGGACCTCTCCGGCCTCAAGACCTCCGGGGCCATCAAGCCGGAGGACGCCGCGGCCATGGCGGCCTCGCTGCCCAGGCTCCGGTCGCTGTGCCTCGACTCGTCCTACCTGCCCAAGCAGGAGCTGCTCGCCATTCTCGCCGGCTGCAGTCAGCTCCAGGAATTCAGCGCCAGGAACTGTGTCGGGTTCAACGAGAAGGACGAGGAGGTGGTCCGACGAGGCGCCAGGATCGAGCGGTTCGAGATCGGAGGGTCCAGGTTCGTCGACGTGCTTGACGACGAGATGATGGCCGACGACGAGTTCTGCGGCTCTTCCTACGTCGACGTCATGTGATCTCCTCTTTCAAGGCCTGATTGATGTAGTCTCATCTTGGTGTACCCGCCGTGTACGCGTAGCACAAAACTTGATGCGTCTTTGAAACACTTGCTGCTTTTTTTTGCCGGCACTTGCTGTTTTATTTGAAGAGAATAATGACGTATTCGATTGCGGTCATTTGTGTGTGTTGATTGTCGTGAGCGATGGGTCTTCGTTTAGGAAGGAATTTACGTGTGTACATTTGTTTTTCGTTCACGATAATACGTGTATTATTCATATCATAAATAATAAAGTACAAGTCACGcaaggaccgacatgacaaaactgaaaagatagcagaacatctctgagcttgacaccaacgcccgttatctgcctccggcaccaccgcaGCAGCCACCCAAGGTAAGAATAACGGTCaactcctcacccgagctcgacgcggctccatcattGATATGCatctttgcggacctccaaggtggctcaccaaaaatgAAGCCATTGCCGATGAACGGATCAGAACCGGAGCAACACCCCGGACATGCCATCAAATTCTAGATCTGGCACCACATCACGACTAAGGGTACGTTTGGATCTTAAGCAAGCCAAACTCTAGCCTCGCCCAGCCAGGATGGCTGTTTGGATAGTAGAAAAAGGCTAGCTTTGCCTAGCAAACTAGCCTGCATGGGCTAGAAAATCCATGCCCGGACAGGAGAGCCGATTTGGCTCGCCTCCGTCGGCAAGAATTGATCACAAGCCTATTAAGCAAGTAACTGCCGTTGTGAACGTGGTTTAGCGGAGGCTAGGCAAATAAACCAAACAAGTAGCCTTGCTCATATGATCTATgtgagtgaattgcagaaaacatcGACATTGAAGGTTAGGGTTGCAGAAACCACACTTTTACGGTTTTGTGCCAAAAACCACTAATTCTGAGcctaattttttgcaaaaaacactagtcGGCGGTTTAGGCCGTTTTGAGCACGAttatgacatatgggtcccactagATAGAGTGATGTGGCACGACATAACAGATCACAAATAGATAGAATAGCATAGACTAAAGTGTAAAAAGTCCTAAGAGGATAAGGTCATTTAAAAAAAAGTGTCATCCACGACAGAGGGCCAGCAGCAGCAGCGACCTACGCAGGCGGCGTGCTCGAACTCGCCGGCGTGCGGGCCAAGGCCGCCAGGGCAGCCGGAAATGGCGCCTTCGGTCGCCGCACAGTcagccaccgccgtcgccgcgctCCCTGGCTCTACCGCCGGGCTCTAGCCGTGCTCATCGGGACTGGAGGAGGAGCTCCCGCCGCCGTGTTGCCCCCGTCGTTGCTGCCGGAGTCCCGCGTCGCCTCCGCTGCTCGCTCGGGGGAGTCTCGCCGCCGCGCTCGTGCATCTCGCCCCACCTCCCGCGTCTCCTCGCTGTGACGAGCAACGGCCTGGGAGGCAGGGAGGACGTCAGCAACCTCCCGTGTCTCCTCGCCGGCGCCAGCCTGGGAATGGCGCTGCGGTGGCACGCGTCCCCGACAACGCCGGACCTCCCCTATGCCCCGCCGCCAAAGCAAGCAGCAGCTGCGCCGGTCGCGCACAGGGAGGGAATGGCCGCCGGCATCCACCACCGAACTAGTGGGAGGAGAcggaggacccgattgctttttcttCGGGGGTCTTTTTGCGAAATAAAATAATATAAGGATGTAATCAACTTTTTTATTTGCCATGCCACCCTGTCCAGCGGGACCCATCTGTCATAATCATGCTCAAAACGTTCTAAATCACCgactagtgttttttgcaaaaaaataggcTCAGAATTAGTGGTTTTTGGCACAAAACCGTAGAAGTGTGGTTTCTGCAATCCTAGCCTTCAATgtcgatgttttttgcaattcactcgatCTATGCCTTAGATGAGCTAGAATCCTATTGCCTGGCTGGACATATTTAGCTAGAGAACCAAACACACtctaagacgccgaaggaggacAACATACCTGctatccacgaaccacgaacccagcacacgttCCGTCTTTCAGATGTCGTTGATGCAGACCATAATCTGCATCCGCtcttggactacctcccaagctccgtgtCGACGCTGGAGCAAACATCGTCGCgatggcggagcccgaggacacaggtccaccacgacgATGCCGCCGctgccacgccatccttgcttgaacaatctagtttccaaatccatccccaaccataggaccgatggcctcgtcagggaaggatccgaagaatctttattcagcgtcgtcatcgtcgtagCCGAAGCCAAgatgatgaacaacctaaaaagCTAGACTACACGGGAGTAAAAACGATTCACACgcatggatccggcgaccccccctaccaccgacgaccgaggtcgcgggtgaaggggagccgccggaggacggcgcTGAAAGATGGCCTCTCCTGATGGCGGCTAGGGTTCCAACCGCCAGGGAGAGAAAAACGATCCGCGTTCTACGTAGATCAAACCGATATGGCATGTCTGCTTTCCTTTGGGCTGTTTGTTCACGCGCACAGGCATCATGTACATTTGTTTGTCTCGGTACGTGCTATAAGCTGTTCTAAGTTTTTTTTTTCGAATtgaatgtatataaacatattttagtgtATTTGTTGGCTTATTTCAGTCCTTGTATAGTTTATATTgaaatatttaaaacattttaTATTTGTGAATGGATGGGGCATTTTGTTGCGCTGCATTGCAACCCATAATTTGCATGGTGTACGTCAAATGCAAGTGATTTCTGGCGCGGCTCGTTCTGATGGTGGTGATGATCGTTTGATGGTCCAAAAATCACTGAAAATTTTATTATGTTTAAGGTACTTTGTATTTTCAGTGAAGTATAAGTAGATCATGTCTTTTCACAAACAAAAAATGCAACTGATTCATCGAGCTGGATCGGTGCGTCTAAAAGTGGAATTAGGGTCCCAAACAACCTGCAAATCCAACAAACACCCGGCATCATTCTCCAACTCCAGCGTTAACATTTCACGGTTACGAGAAGAAAGGAAAGCCTTTCGTATCCACTAGTGTGTGTCGCATTCGTATTGGTGGCCATGTTAATCAACTTTGGGTGTCGGCCTAAAAGAGAAACGCATTGCGTTTTTTTCACTTCTGACCGGGCCAAAGAACATGTCTTAAATTGCTTCCAATGCCCAGAACAAAAAATAATGTCCCCTCGTGGGGTTTGCATCCGACTTGGGCGCCATTGGCATCCCTATCATATCGCTATGATTGCTGCTCCCACTTCCATTTCTGTAACACGTTAATGAAACCAATTAGATTACTAGGTCATTTGTTACGTCTTGGAGTATAGTAAATTTTGTGATAAAATGACCAACTATAACCTTGTCGACCTATCTTAACATGAGATGGCGTGTGGTGGGGTGGGGGATGGGGATTTGGGTAGATTCTTCATTTTTATCTCTTCATTCACTTAGTTAGTGCGTCTCCAACATCGACCCGCAAACCGTCCGGGCCGGACGTGTTTTGTCATCCAACGTGGGTCTGTATCGGTTTGCTCGGCGGACGTCCTTTTTTTCACAAATTGAAAACAAACTGGAGGAGGCTTGCAAGAGTCCAGACCACCgccacgtaggactccgacacccccgaCTCACTCAATTCCTCCCTCCCAGTACCCTTCTTATCCGGCACCGCAATTGTACCTATGCGGCCGCCTCCCAGGCATTGCAGGACATCCCTCGGCCCCCACCCATGCTCCCGCTCCCCTTGTACAATGGCGTCGTCCGCCTAGGATCCGTCCACAACCAGGTACCCTCTGCCCCTTCCCACTATCGACGCCATCCATGGCAGACACCATGCCCGACAAAAgttcggtcaaatgccattgagcttattttcaaacTTCATGGCGTTTCTTAGAGTAAGAAGGATGGCGGGATACTCGGtgatggaggatgagttgttgtgcaatGCGTGGTTGGCCGTATCTGCGGACTTCGTAGACAGGAGCAGAATGGGGGTCTTTTGGCAGCGCGTCATGGTTCGTTTCATGCGTGTAAGCACATTGAGCCCTATGACATGCACATCATCCATGAACGCCATGTCAAGTCTTTAGCGTATCGATGGTACACCGTCTAGAGCTCCTTCACAAAGTATTGTGGCGCGGCTGGTCGGCTAGAAGCAATGTGACCATTGCATGCGGCAGCGCGTCATGTAAGTTTTTCTTCTCATTGCTCTACATGTTGATTGATTCATTTACTCATTGTTGTTCTACATGTTGTGTAGCCTGTACTCGCTGCCATGATGTACTACAGGCTTGTTGAACATCTGATTAATCTAGCTAAATTTGAACTATTGTCGTACTAGACATATTTGCATGCTATTTATGGATAATAAATGCTATCTTTTATCCAAACTTTGATGAATTTCGTCGTGTTTGATGAAAATCGTCCGATTAGTTGAAATCTGGCTTGAAATGGATGTGGCTACAGTTGGATTTCcggctcccgcatccgtgtccgtaAACTGATCTCCTCTATCCGTGGACGAATATGGTGTTCGGTTTGGGATCAACGTTGAAGATGCCCTTTTCAATATATTGGTTTTGCTAATCAGGGTGAAGAACCCAAGGTTGACACGCCGGACCATGAGGTGGGGGCTTCACGGGCTTTATAGAGCTGTAGCAGGGTGAGTCCGTACAAGTGAATTATTATACTACCTCCTTCTGGTGATTTTAAGTTTAAATTTGACTAGAACTTTGATTAACGAAATATGAGTTCTGTCGCAAAAAAAAAATGTTACAGGCCACAAAAGTACTCCATCTATTAAAAAAAAAGAGatatgcgtgtgtgcattcatagggtgGATGTATGTGCGTGTATGTGACCATCTGCGATTGTATCGTATTAAAAAAAATCTTTTTTGTTTAGTCCACATATTACCTTTAGTTAAAgccaaactttataaagtttgaccaagtttatagaaaataatTTGGAACAATTACAACAATGAACCTATATGACGTGAAAATATATTCAACAATTAATCTAATGGTTTTGATTTGGTGGTGTAtatgttgatatatttttctacAAATTTGCTAAAAGTTTATAAAGCCTGACTTTACACAAAGCTAATATGCAAAGTAATGCAAAGTAaatatgaacggagggagtatatcgttGGCAAATTGACGACAACTTGAGCTGGTATTGGCTATATGCTATAAAAGGTCATTTGTCGGCTAGAAGAATTCTGACACATGTTAGACAGAGCTCCATGCTTTATGTAACCCGTCGTTTCCTTAAAAAGAAATGTATGTTCCTTAATGAAACTTTCAATATTTTCATGAGCAACCATAATCAAGTCAAAGTGGTAACAGAAGTTTGACCGACACATTTTGTTGCGCTGAATTGCATCGCATAATTTGCGTctaggaggagaagaaagaaatgAAGCCTTTCATATCCACTAGCGTGTGTCGCATTCGAATTGGTGGCCATGTTAATCAACTTTGGGTGTCGGCCTAACAGAGAAACGCATTGCGTTTTTTTCACTTCTGACCGGGCTCAAGAACAAGTCGTAAATTGCTTTCAATGCCCACAAGGGAAAAATAATGTCCCCTCATGGGGTTTGCATCCGAAGTGGACGCCATATATACTGGCATCCCTATCATATCGCCATGATTGCTGCTCCCACTTCCATTTTCTGTAAACACGTTAATGAGGCCAAATCAG
This window of the Triticum aestivum cultivar Chinese Spring chromosome 5D, IWGSC CS RefSeq v2.1, whole genome shotgun sequence genome carries:
- the LOC123125511 gene encoding F-box/LRR-repeat protein At3g48880; the encoded protein is MDATRDGGIRSAPPAWGEMETDCLVHVFRRLALEDAAAAAPLVCRGWRRAAADPSLWRALDLRHDHVARFMPWGPLAAAFARRYGVARFAFAGFLTLCLARAAGSVSDLALPPLLSSPAAELDRVAACCPRLRRLALPPLLSAADEARLPELVPRWPLLQRLELESKPSSFPAVAAQLALHCPDLSGLKTSGAIKPEDAAAMAASLPRLRSLCLDSSYLPKQELLAILAGCSQLQEFSARNCVGFNEKDEEVVRRGARIERFEIGGSRFVDVLDDEMMADDEFCGSSYVDVM